The Acidobacteriota bacterium genomic sequence CACATCGCCACCCTCACGGCGGCCCGGCCCAAGGGTCCGGTGCATCTCTGCGGCTGGTCGGTCGGCGGTCTCCTGGCTTCGGAGATGGCCCGTCAGCTGGAGGCCGCGGGTCGACCGGTGACCTCTCTGATCCTGGTCGACACCCATCCCGGCACCGCGAGGGCCGACGCGACGCGAGATCCGGCCACCCAGCGGGCGATGTTCGCTCAGCTCACCGCCGGTCTCTCGCCTCCTGCCGCTGTCGTCGACGCGGCGGACGACCAACAGTTCTTGCAGCGGCTACAGGCTCACGCCGTAGAGCAAGGGCGCCTACTCCACGACAGACGTCTACCGGCGCTCCAACGGCACTGGCGCGTCTTCTGCGCCCTGGTCCGCGCCAGCCACACGTATCGCCCAGAGCCCCACGATAG encodes the following:
- a CDS encoding thioesterase domain-containing protein, producing HIATLTAARPKGPVHLCGWSVGGLLASEMARQLEAAGRPVTSLILVDTHPGTARADATRDPATQRAMFAQLTAGLSPPAAVVDAADDQQFLQRLQAHAVEQGRLLHDRRLPALQRHWRVFCALVRASHTYRPEPHDSPIDLIQTSFTPAPLAAEQQRDCQRLTRGGLTTHRVAGDHHSILQPPAVRATAERIEEILRGS